A genomic region of Miscanthus floridulus cultivar M001 chromosome 3, ASM1932011v1, whole genome shotgun sequence contains the following coding sequences:
- the LOC136547439 gene encoding nucleolar protein 58-like: MAAAGDLSDDEKRAMRGSKFAPLPPPPPSSRPQPRMAHPGGPLTTNKAAALAKFLERKLQQPDGLDSLNPDLVKLAVKNAKETIKASNGEPSTSGRVVRHVSSFEDGSEDSEDEAEVKGIKRKRKNKKVKAHQDDEQQSKKKKKKKNKKKKGKGL; encoded by the exons ATGGCGGCGGCCGGCGACCTGTCCGACGATGAGAAGCGGGCGATGCGGGGCAGCAAGTTCGCGCCGCTTCCTCCGCCTCCTCCCTCATCGCGCCCCCAGCCGAG GATGGCCCATCCTGGAGGACCACTAACTACAAACAAGGCTGCTGCTTTAGCAAAATTCCTCGAGAGAAAACTTCAGCAGCCTGATGGCTTGGACTCCCTGAACCCTGACCTTGTAAAACTGGCTGTGAAAAATGCAAAGGAAACCATAAAAGCTAGCAATG GAGAGCCTTCAACTTCAGGAAGAGTAGTACGGCATGTTTCCTCATTTGAGGATGGATCTGAG GATTCTGAAGATGAAGCAGAGGTGAAGGGGatcaaaagaaaaaggaaaaataag AAGGTTAAAGCTCATCAAGATGACGAACAACagagcaagaaaaagaagaaaaagaaaaataaaaagaaaaagggcaAAG GTCTTTGA
- the LOC136544663 gene encoding uncharacterized protein, with protein MARGKAIVVAETTDSRLAPPPEQEAEEDKDLMKTAKYQKRCFDQIEGITASNKELAAEVECLRRQLEAADQERTEREAYNQNLVGQLKNKEQEKTSLEAEVSRLQEENSRVTAECGRLKEDNQKLARN; from the exons ATGgctcgtgggaaggccatagtggtcGCGGAGACTACAGACTCAAGACTagcgccgccccctgaacaagaggccgaagaggacaaa gacttgatgaagaccgcgaagtaccaaaagaggtgcttcgaccagattgagggaatcacggcgagCAATAAAgagctggcggccgaggtggaatgcttgcgccgccaacttgaagccgccgaccaggagaggacagagcgagaggCATATAACCAGAACCTGGttggccagctcaaaaacaaagagcaggaaaaaacaa gcttagaagctgaagtatcccgcctccaagaggagaatagccgtgtgaccgcagagtgtggtcgtctaAAGGAGGACAACCAAAAACTGGCCCGCAActag